The genomic window GTGGTACCtttcttttgttaaatattttcatagatCCCCGTGCGTCTGATTTAAGATCGTTATTGTGGATATTACGACTCTCAATATTGGCTGCGATATTTTTCACAATAGATCCCCGTATTTTGGGAATAGATGACTTATTGTCGCTGTACGGTTCTGGGGGTAATGGCAGAGACTTTTGATCTGttgattttgttataattgGTTCATATTCATTACTGTAAAGACTTTGTATCTCATATTGAAATCCTTGCGCAGTATTCGGCACCTCGTAACTATGTTCAGATGCTGTTTCTAAACTGaacttaacaattttattagctCGTCTGTCTGTTCTAGGCAGCGTATGGTTACCAGTAGGTCTAATTTTATCATCGTATGATATGCTATTTAATGTAGAGAATTGAACACGTTTAGTTGTAGCTTTCGGACTTGGAGATGACGCTTCACTAGATTTAGAATTATCGTTACTACTATCGTCTAAAGAATTTTGGAGGAGGATCTGATTAACGCATTCGAGAACTgggttatttttataaatttcatgtGGCGGAGTGTCGTCCGCATCGCTAGTACTGGCGTAccaattttcatttgtttcagGTGCATTTTCAGTTTTGTTTGAATGTGATTCGACGTTGTTATTCTCACTATCAAACAgcgtattatatttttcatttttaattaaattactgcATAGCACCTCATTTTTTGCAGATATTATTTCTGCGTTTATAATACCACTATTAAGCCCTTGTATCAAAACATCATCGGCAGGTTTAGCATTTGCGTTTAATAGTCTAGGATCTAAACAATCCATGTCTTGTTCTTGATCGCTGACATTGCAATACCAGGGCTTTTCAACTACTTCTTCGCTGAGAACATTATTAAGGAATATTTGTCTATTAGCCTTTATCTCATCCGACGCCTGTCGTTTGATACCGTGTAATCTCTCAATTTTGGTTGAATAAGTTTTTTCTGAGTCACTAAATGTATTTTCCTGCTCTTTTTTAGCTGCTTCGCCGATAAGTTGATCTATTTTAAGCGAAGCTTTTCTGATGTCGTTTGCTATTTGATTGGCGGTGATGTCATCTTCGCGATTTACATGATAACTCATACCAAAGCAATCGTCTGCACTGCTACTATTATTGgtttgattattataattattttttatattatcttgCTGTTTACCTTTCCGACTTGAATATTTTCTCGACCTGCGAAATACATCTCGTCGCACAAaagcttgtttatttttaataaaagttccTTTACCTCCAACACTTGTCGTGTTGCCTTCTTCACTGGAACTAGTATTGCAATATACAACTTCATTTTTAGGCAGTTGAAAACTCTTACTTAATCTAGTGTTCTTTTGGAAAACCGGTGGTGATTTTTGTTCACGATAACTATTACTTCTCACAAATGTATTTGGGAATCTGGAATCCGTACTTTCTAAGCTTTGAAATTCGGGATCAGTTTCAATGTTTGTTTGTTCGCTTGTAAAACCCAGCAGCTGTTGACAATTACTGCAGTAGGATTTGCGTGCTTTTAGTTTAAGTATTTCCTCCTGCTgtgatttgataattttatctttttgcTTGAGCGATACGTGAATTTGTTTCTGTTCTCTAGTGAGCCGGGACTCCAGTAGGACGAGTGAGCGTAACACTAGGGCAAGTTGGTCTTGTCTGATTCTTCTTTCTTGAACGGCTTGTTTCTCTTGGGCCGCCAGCGCTTGTCCCGCTTCGACAAGCTGATGTCGTTGTTTGAGAACAGACTCGGACTGCTGCTGCAACGCACTTTTCACGGCGTCCAGCTCCCGCCGCAACTCCATCGCTTCAGAACTGCTATCCATCTGAAAAgagaaacaattattatttctcatTCGTCTATTACACTTATATGAATGTCAACGCGATTAAAACCGCTGTTACATTACAAGAGACTTACATAGAATTAAATGTCAAGTACAAGAGACAC from Pieris napi chromosome 3, ilPieNapi1.2, whole genome shotgun sequence includes these protein-coding regions:
- the LOC125063377 gene encoding uncharacterized protein LOC125063377 isoform X1, which codes for MKFSTGSSSSSLASDSLSRKSTLCIYTDLDALAHPPPMERMDSSSEAMELRRELDAVKSALQQQSESVLKQRHQLVEAGQALAAQEKQAVQERRIRQDQLALVLRSLVLLESRLTREQKQIHVSLKQKDKIIKSQQEEILKLKARKSYCSNCQQLLGFTSEQTNIETDPEFQSLESTDSRFPNTFVRSNSYREQKSPPVFQKNTRLSKSFQLPKNEVVYCNTSSSEEGNTTSVGGKGTFIKNKQAFVRRDVFRRSRKYSSRKGKQQDNIKNNYNNQTNNSSSADDCFGMSYHVNREDDITANQIANDIRKASLKIDQLIGEAAKKEQENTFSDSEKTYSTKIERLHGIKRQASDEIKANRQIFLNNVLSEEVVEKPWYCNVSDQEQDMDCLDPRLLNANAKPADDVLIQGLNSGIINAEIISAKNEVLCSNLIKNEKYNTLFDSENNNVESHSNKTENAPETNENWYASTSDADDTPPHEIYKNNPVLECVNQILLQNSLDDSSNDNSKSSEASSPSPKATTKRVQFSTLNSISYDDKIRPTGNHTLPRTDRRANKIVKFSLETASEHSYEVPNTAQGFQYEIQSLYSNEYEPIITKSTDQKSLPLPPEPYSDNKSSIPKIRGSIVKNIAANIESRNIHNNDLKSDARGSMKIFNKRKVPRTPPALPPKPKNLSAKWKAENTVKALTESLDSEAVAANQRVADVKRNATNVVTSKSEPDYCSISEINVPVVNNGKRELLLTQPTVEIHNEQYPHSIQRSVAKVVSLPRIQNKISDKDIPKLPQVTEIIIPDDDEKPNEDCFQPSYLAAFSIHALQPKIDTRGSIQMGNTVSSILSEINKGVKTSGKQINLTELDNQFNHASEKIQTPHPEQHKAEYFDEMDKFDLSQNFEEFKIDEELGSIAAEEYRISSGSSDGSMSDVVTEHHICVPEKENECNSEKEKNGFHESNDTKNHSKNAKLSNKPDLLSNIENLETESVRNSDIESSNSSGSNSGSYNTVKCEPRMILTNPEAVNKSKGAFDFFLETSGLSSKSIFSPSKTYLGMRPPSANHKNVLKPKDIKMRVRNPIATNKFNEKPMTTAIKYFEPYV
- the LOC125063377 gene encoding uncharacterized protein LOC125063377 isoform X2, which encodes MDSSSEAMELRRELDAVKSALQQQSESVLKQRHQLVEAGQALAAQEKQAVQERRIRQDQLALVLRSLVLLESRLTREQKQIHVSLKQKDKIIKSQQEEILKLKARKSYCSNCQQLLGFTSEQTNIETDPEFQSLESTDSRFPNTFVRSNSYREQKSPPVFQKNTRLSKSFQLPKNEVVYCNTSSSEEGNTTSVGGKGTFIKNKQAFVRRDVFRRSRKYSSRKGKQQDNIKNNYNNQTNNSSSADDCFGMSYHVNREDDITANQIANDIRKASLKIDQLIGEAAKKEQENTFSDSEKTYSTKIERLHGIKRQASDEIKANRQIFLNNVLSEEVVEKPWYCNVSDQEQDMDCLDPRLLNANAKPADDVLIQGLNSGIINAEIISAKNEVLCSNLIKNEKYNTLFDSENNNVESHSNKTENAPETNENWYASTSDADDTPPHEIYKNNPVLECVNQILLQNSLDDSSNDNSKSSEASSPSPKATTKRVQFSTLNSISYDDKIRPTGNHTLPRTDRRANKIVKFSLETASEHSYEVPNTAQGFQYEIQSLYSNEYEPIITKSTDQKSLPLPPEPYSDNKSSIPKIRGSIVKNIAANIESRNIHNNDLKSDARGSMKIFNKRKVPRTPPALPPKPKNLSAKWKAENTVKALTESLDSEAVAANQRVADVKRNATNVVTSKSEPDYCSISEINVPVVNNGKRELLLTQPTVEIHNEQYPHSIQRSVAKVVSLPRIQNKISDKDIPKLPQVTEIIIPDDDEKPNEDCFQPSYLAAFSIHALQPKIDTRGSIQMGNTVSSILSEINKGVKTSGKQINLTELDNQFNHASEKIQTPHPEQHKAEYFDEMDKFDLSQNFEEFKIDEELGSIAAEEYRISSGSSDGSMSDVVTEHHICVPEKENECNSEKEKNGFHESNDTKNHSKNAKLSNKPDLLSNIENLETESVRNSDIESSNSSGSNSGSYNTVKCEPRMILTNPEAVNKSKGAFDFFLETSGLSSKSIFSPSKTYLGMRPPSANHKNVLKPKDIKMRVRNPIATNKFNEKPMTTAIKYFEPYV